From a single Brassica napus cultivar Da-Ae chromosome C9, Da-Ae, whole genome shotgun sequence genomic region:
- the LOC106431286 gene encoding aldehyde oxidase GLOX1, with translation MRASTRVIWTVSVLMLAAVSDAIFPLPFLPFLPGFNNGIHDNDALKVAKPVATGGKAGGKRRSGGAPEAQTNWPGKWELFLENSGVSAMHAGLMPLINQVQFYDATIWRISKIKLPPGVPCHVVNAKTNKIDCWAHSVLIDVNNGAIKPLSLATDTWCSSGGLTVNGTMVSTGGYGGGANTARYLAACPNCQWHEYPQALAAKRWYSTQATLPDGKFFIIGGRDAMNYEYIPEEGQNNKKIYDSLLLKQTDDPEENNLYPFVWLNTDGNLFIFANNRSILLSPKTNQVIKEFPQLPGGSRNYPGSGSSALLPIHLYMKNPKVIPAEVLVCGGTRHDAYYRASKKVFEPALQDCARIRINSAKPRWKIETMPTPRVMSDTVILPNGDILLVNGGKRGCSGWGYGKDPNFAPTLYKPRAARGKRFRELAATNIPRMYHSIAIAIPDGKVLVAGSNTNDGYKYNVEFPTELRVEKFSPPYLDPALATLRPKIATSPKQIRYGQNFNVKVNLNQKDVTKQSLKLTMLAPSFTTHSISMNMRMLLLGVGGVNPAGGASFEIQTVAPPSGNVAPPGYYLLFAVYKGVPSTGEWIQIV, from the exons atgagagcCTCAACAAGAGTCATATGGACAGTATCTGTCCTTATGCTAGCGGCTGTGTCGGATGCCATTTTCCCTCTACCATTTCTTCCCTTCCTCCCTGGCTTCAACAACGGCATTCACGACAACGATGCTCTGAAGGTTGCTAAACCAGTGGCTACCGGTGGAAAAGCTGGAGGAAAAAGAAGATCAGGCGGTGCTCCCGAAGCTCAGACAAACTGGCCTGGAAAGTGGGAGTTGTTCTTGGAAAACTCAGGTGTGTCAGCCATGCATGCAGGCCTGATGCCACTCATCAACCAGGTCCAATTTTATGACGCAACCATCTGGAGAATCTCAAAGATTAAGCTTCCTCCGGGTGTTCCATGCCACGTCGTCAATGCCAAGACCAACAAGATCGATTGTTGGGCTCATTCGGTTCTCATTGATGTCAACAACGGTGCCATTAAGCCTCTATCC CTTGCCACTGATACATGGTGCTCGTCTGGAGGTCTGACCGTCAACGGAACAATGGTGAGCACTGGAGGATATGGAGGAGGAGCCAACACGGCGAGGTACCTAGCGGCTTGTCCAAACTGCCAATGGCATGAATACCCTCAGGCTTTGGCTGCGAAGAGATGGTACTCAACGCAAGCAACTCTCCCTGACGGAAAGTTTTTCATTATTGGAGGACGTGACGCCATGAACTACGAGTACATCCCAGAGGAAGGACAAAACAACAAGAAGATCTACGACTCATTGCTCCTTAAGCAAACAGACGACCCGGAAGAGAACAACCTCTACCCCTTCGTATGGCTTAACACCGACGGTAACCTCTTCATCTTCGCAAACAACAGATCCATCCTTCTTAGCCCCAAAACGAACCAAGTCATCAAAGAGTTCCCTCAGCTCCCAGGTGGTTCCCGTAACTACCCTGGATCAGGCTCCTCAGCACTCCTCCCCATCCATCTTTACATGAAAAACCCTAAAGTCATCCCTGCTGAGGTCCTCGTCTGCGGTGGAACCCGACACGACGCTTATTACCGTGCCAGCAAGAAG GTATTCGAACCAGCACTACAGGACTGCGCAAGGATAAGAATCAACAGCGCTAAGCCACGATGGAAGATAGAGACTATGCCAACGCCACGAGTCATGAGTGACACCGTCATCCTCCCTAACGGAGACATACTCCTAGTCAACGGAGGTAAACGTGGATGTTCAGGATGGGGCTATGGTAAAGACCCTAACTTCGCTCCCACCTTGTACAAGCCTCGTGCCGCCCGGGGCAAGCGTTTCAGAGAGCTCGCAGCCACCAACATCCCACGTATGTACCACTCCATCGCCATCGCTATCCCCGACGGTAAGGTTCTCGTCGCTGGAAGCAACACCAACGACGGTTACAAGTACAACGTTGAGTTCCCTACGGAGCTTCGCGTTGAGAAATTCTCACCGCCTTACCTCGACCCGGCACTAGCCACCTTGAGGCCAAAGATCGCCACGTCACCTAAACAGATCAGATATGGACAGAACTTCAACGTGAAGGTCAACCTTAACCAAAAAGACGTGACCAAGCAGAGTCTCAAGCTTACCATGTTAGCACCATCCTTTACCACGCACAGTATCTCCatgaacatgaggatgcttCTGTTGGGTGTCGGTGGTGTTAACCCTGCTGGTGGCGCTTCTTTTGAAATCCAGACGGTTGCACCGCCCAGTGGAAATGTTGCACCGCCCGGTTATTATCTTCTCTTCGCCGTCTACAAAGGTGTTCCCAGCACTGGTGAATGGATTCAGATCGTCTaa
- the LOC106431307 gene encoding rop guanine nucleotide exchange factor 10-like produces MVRTLGRKISWPRSFSFRKMFDGRNSGHSSFSYRGDGRHTPEHELAVWTRRGRQNRTSDMEAMKARFAKLLLGEDMSGGSEGVTSALALSYAITNLADSVFGEQMKLQPMYPETKKIWRKEMNLLLSVVDHIVQFVPSKQIGKNGAFTEIMVTKQRDDLLMNIPALRKLDLVLLETLDNFKDQKDFWYVPRDVEDTSNNGDWRRDENWWLPVVKVPSDGLSEESRKLLQSRKDSVAQVLKAATAINDVVLSEMNIPDNYIDSLPKNGKTILGDFLYKILTDEHFDPDYFLSFLDLSTEHKVLDLKNRIEASMVIWKRKMNQKEKDGKSQWGSSVSLEKRELLEVRAETVLVMLKHQYPGIPQSSFEVSKIKNNKDIGQAILESYSRVLENLASKIMSRIEDVLEADALVQRQMMAEAERRSAESEVESEYEETEKMESAETPNSRKLSELIGWRLSSDTKKHCSMSDIELFHKAEQEKTMVKSPRALEKLMMKSPRALEKPMMKSPRALPKKLSFLAKLENMRSPTERH; encoded by the exons ATGGTGAGGACATTAGGACGTAAAATAAGCTGGCCAAGATCTTTCAGTTTTAGAAAGATGTTTGATGGTCGGAACTCTGGACATTCATCATTTTCTTATCGCGGGGATGGCAGGCATACCCCGGAGCACGAACTTGCTGTATGGACTCGTAGAGGCAGGCAAAACAGGACATCAG ACATGGAAGCAATGAAGGCAAGATTCGCAAAACTGCTGCTTGGAGAGGACATGTCAGGCGGTAGTGAAGGCGTGACATCTGCGTTAGCTTTGTCATATGCCATCACCAACCTCGCTG ATTCTGTGTTCGGGGAGCAGATGAAATTGCAGCCTATGTATCCGGAGACTAAAAAGATTTGGAGGAAAGAAATGAATTTGTTATTGTCTGTGGTTGATCACATTGTCCAGTTTGTTCCTTCTAAGCAAATAGGCAAAAATGGAGCATTCACCGAG ATCATGGTGACCAAACAAAGAGATGATTTGCTGATGAACATTCCAGCCTTACGCAAGCTTGATTTGGTTCTTCTC GAGACTTTGGACAACTTTAAGGACCAGAAAGACTTTTGGTATGTCCCAAGAGATGTTGAGGATACATCGAACAATGGAGACTGGAGGAGGGATGAGAACTGGTGGTTACCAGTTGTTAAGGTTCCATCGGATGGATTGTCTGAAGAATCACGTAAACTGTTGCAAAGTCGAAAAGATTCTGTGGCACAAGTCCTCAAAGCCGCCACAGCCATAAATGATGTAGTATTGTCTGAAATGAACATTCCTGACAACTACATTGACTCCCTTCCAAAG AATGGGAAGACAATCCTCGGAGATTTCCTTTACAAGATCCTAACAGATGAACACTTTGATCCTGACTACTTCCTTTCTTTCTTGGATTTGTCAACGGAACACAAAGTTCTTGATCTAAAGAACAGGATTGAAGCCTCCATGGTAATatggaagaggaagatgaaCCAGAAAGAGAAAGACGGGAAATCACAGTGGGGATCCTCTGTTAGCTTGGAGAAGAGGGAGCTTTTAGAGGTCCGAGCTGAGACTGTTTTGGTTATGCTTAAACACCAATACCCTGGGATCCCACAATCTTCATTTGAAGTCTCCAAGATTAAAAACAACAAG GACATTGGACAGGCGATTTTGGAGAGCTATTCGAGGGTTTTAGAAAATCTTGCTTCCAAGATCATGTCAAGAATAGAGGATGTTCTTGAAGCTGATGCGCTAGTTCAAAGACAGATGATGGCAGAGGCAGAGAGAAGATCAGCTGAAAGTGAGGTGGAATCTGAATATGAGGAAACCGAAAAGATGGAGTCGGCGGAAACGCCAAACTCGAGGAAACTATCAGAACTCATAGGGTGGAGATTGTCATCAGATACAAAGAAGCATTGTTCGATGAGTGATATAGAACTCTTCCACAAAGCTGAGCAGGAGAAGACGATGGTGAAGTCTCCAAGAGCTTTGGAGAAGCTGATGATGAAGTCTCCAAGAGCTTTGGAGAAGCCGATGATGAAGTCTCCAAGAGCTCTACCAAAGAAACtttcatttctagcaaagttaGAGAACATGAGAAGCCCCACTGAGAGACACTAA